In one Neobacillus sp. WH10 genomic region, the following are encoded:
- a CDS encoding glycerophosphodiester phosphodiesterase family protein — MKKTLLGAGFALTLFLSPFQQAFAAETTGELRKFDNVAHRGASGYAPENTIAAFDKALDMKADYIEIDVQRSKDGKLVIIHDTTVDRTTDGTGRVKDLTFEQLRNLDAGSFKGEQFAGEKIPSFEEVLDRYHGKIGILIEMKAPELYPGIEDEVAQQLKARNLDKPQNNKIIIQSFNFDTVKKMNDLLPKVPMGVLTSSTTHTTDQALKEFATYADYFNPSYGIVTKELVDKVHAHGMKISSWTVRSREAAQFLIDMKVDAIITDYPDYVDPRMGVK; from the coding sequence ATGAAGAAAACATTACTTGGAGCCGGCTTCGCACTAACACTATTTCTTAGTCCTTTCCAGCAGGCTTTTGCGGCAGAAACGACCGGGGAATTAAGGAAATTTGATAATGTCGCGCATCGGGGAGCATCAGGATATGCTCCGGAAAATACCATTGCAGCCTTTGACAAAGCACTCGACATGAAGGCCGACTACATCGAGATTGACGTTCAGCGCAGTAAGGACGGGAAATTAGTGATTATTCACGATACAACAGTGGACAGAACGACAGACGGTACTGGGCGTGTAAAGGATCTAACATTTGAACAGCTGCGAAACCTTGATGCCGGAAGTTTTAAAGGGGAACAATTTGCTGGTGAAAAAATCCCTTCATTCGAAGAAGTGCTGGATAGATATCATGGGAAAATTGGTATCTTAATAGAGATGAAGGCACCAGAGCTTTATCCCGGGATAGAAGATGAGGTAGCCCAACAGTTGAAGGCACGGAATCTTGATAAACCGCAAAATAATAAAATCATCATCCAATCGTTCAACTTTGACACCGTGAAAAAAATGAATGACCTTCTTCCAAAGGTTCCAATGGGTGTCCTTACTTCCTCCACTACTCACACAACAGATCAAGCATTGAAGGAATTTGCCACATACGCAGATTACTTTAACCCAAGTTATGGGATTGTTACAAAAGAATTGGTCGATAAGGTTCACGCACACGGAATGAAGATATCATCCTGGACTGTAAGAAGCCGTGAAGCTGCACAGTTTTTAATTGATATGAAAGTAGACGCCATCATCACTGACTATCCGGATTATGTAGATCCGCGGATGGGCGTAAAGTAA
- a CDS encoding ribonucleoside-diphosphate reductase subunit alpha codes for MFFCRRNENMTTKVKDEFHLVVDSIRQASMKYQLDTTMIEKQIRDLDEAEANQQALFYAVNQIAMDQPDWTFVAASLYLNELYRKAAKNRGYNRSFKYGDFFHLIKQLTEIGIYSSNLVNIYTKDEIDELAKEIDPERDSLFTYIGLFLLADRYLAQDHERNVYELPQERFMIIAMTIMQNECPSNRLHLVKEAYWALSHLYMTVATPTLANAGKSFGQLSSCFIDTVDDSLDGIYLNNWDIARLSKDGGGIGIYFGKVRALGSDIKKFKGNSSGVVPWIKLVNDTAVSVDQLGQRQGAIAVYLDVFHKDIMNGFLDLKTNNGDERRKAHDIFTGVTIPDLFMKKLQETDELGRSIGEWHTFCPHQVKHYMGWKDEHGNPLGLEDFYDETDHHYFSKKYEEAVNHPLLPRKTYRAMDIMARIMVSQLETGTPYMFYRDEVNRQNPNKHLAGAGRTSIYCSNLCTEIAQNMSATTIVNEYLDEDGNIVIVRKPGDFVVCNLSSINLANAVPANVLERLIRIQVRMLDNVIDLNTISVGQAQVTNQKFRAIGLGTFGWHHLLALKSIHWESDAAVELADLLYEDIAYYTIRTSKELAIEKGAYRQFQGSEWQTGMYFDRKNYQSDRWKKLKTEIAAHGIRNGWLMAVAPNSSTAKIGGSTDGIDPIYSVEYAEEKKNFKFKVTAPDLNHRTYNYYRRARHELDQVWSIKQNAARQRHIDQGISFNLYVRHDIKAKDLLNLHMEAWRHRLKTTYYVRSTSQAEIAECEACQS; via the coding sequence ATATTTTTTTGCAGGAGGAATGAGAACATGACCACAAAAGTTAAAGATGAATTTCATTTAGTAGTAGATTCTATCAGACAAGCTTCGATGAAATATCAGTTAGATACTACGATGATAGAAAAACAAATAAGAGATTTGGATGAGGCAGAGGCCAACCAACAAGCGCTATTTTATGCCGTCAATCAGATTGCGATGGACCAGCCCGATTGGACCTTTGTCGCTGCCAGCCTATATCTGAATGAATTATATCGAAAGGCGGCCAAAAACCGAGGATATAACCGTTCGTTCAAGTACGGAGATTTTTTCCACCTAATCAAGCAATTAACCGAAATCGGCATTTATTCTAGCAATCTAGTAAACATCTATACGAAAGACGAGATCGATGAATTAGCAAAAGAGATCGACCCGGAGCGTGATTCCTTATTTACTTACATCGGTCTATTTTTACTAGCGGATCGCTATCTTGCCCAAGATCATGAGCGAAATGTGTATGAACTGCCGCAAGAGCGCTTTATGATCATTGCGATGACAATCATGCAGAATGAATGTCCCTCAAACCGGTTACACCTTGTGAAAGAAGCTTATTGGGCATTAAGTCATCTCTACATGACGGTTGCCACTCCGACATTAGCGAATGCGGGTAAAAGCTTTGGCCAGCTTTCTTCGTGTTTTATTGATACTGTTGACGATTCTCTTGACGGCATTTATTTAAATAATTGGGATATCGCAAGGTTAAGTAAAGATGGAGGCGGAATTGGCATCTATTTTGGAAAAGTCCGCGCCCTGGGCTCCGATATTAAAAAATTTAAAGGGAATTCTTCGGGGGTTGTTCCGTGGATTAAACTAGTCAATGATACAGCCGTTAGTGTCGATCAGTTAGGGCAGCGACAAGGAGCAATCGCAGTGTATTTAGATGTGTTCCATAAAGATATCATGAACGGCTTTCTTGATTTGAAAACTAATAATGGCGATGAGCGCCGCAAAGCACATGATATTTTTACCGGTGTGACCATCCCCGATCTTTTTATGAAAAAACTGCAAGAAACAGATGAACTCGGAAGAAGTATCGGTGAGTGGCATACCTTTTGCCCTCATCAAGTGAAGCATTATATGGGCTGGAAGGATGAACACGGAAACCCGCTCGGACTCGAGGATTTTTATGATGAAACCGATCATCATTATTTTTCAAAAAAATACGAAGAAGCCGTAAACCATCCGCTTCTACCAAGGAAAACATACCGAGCAATGGATATAATGGCGCGAATTATGGTGTCCCAGCTAGAAACGGGTACCCCATATATGTTTTACCGTGACGAAGTGAACAGGCAAAATCCTAATAAGCATCTAGCAGGAGCGGGCCGCACCTCGATTTATTGCAGCAACTTATGCACGGAAATCGCGCAAAATATGTCGGCGACGACGATTGTAAATGAATATCTGGATGAAGACGGGAATATCGTCATCGTCCGCAAACCCGGTGATTTCGTGGTTTGTAACCTGTCTTCTATTAATCTGGCAAATGCGGTCCCTGCCAATGTTCTAGAGCGATTGATTCGCATCCAAGTAAGGATGTTGGATAACGTAATCGATTTAAATACTATCTCGGTAGGTCAAGCCCAAGTAACTAATCAAAAGTTCAGAGCCATCGGTCTGGGAACGTTCGGATGGCACCATCTTCTCGCCCTTAAAAGCATTCACTGGGAGTCAGATGCAGCCGTGGAATTGGCAGACCTCCTGTATGAGGACATTGCTTACTATACCATCCGTACCTCCAAGGAGCTAGCCATTGAAAAAGGAGCGTACCGCCAATTTCAAGGTTCTGAGTGGCAAACTGGCATGTATTTTGACCGGAAAAATTATCAATCTGATCGATGGAAGAAATTAAAAACGGAGATTGCAGCACATGGTATCCGAAACGGCTGGTTAATGGCGGTTGCTCCCAACTCATCAACGGCAAAAATCGGCGGCTCAACAGATGGGATTGACCCGATTTATTCTGTTGAATATGCCGAAGAGAAGAAAAATTTTAAATTCAAAGTAACCGCACCAGACTTAAATCATCGAACTTATAACTATTATCGCCGGGCAAGACATGAATTGGATCAGGTTTGGAGTATTAAACAAAATGCAGCCCGTCAGCGCCACATTGACCAAGGGATTAGCTTTAACCTTTATGTTCGCCATGATATAAAAGCAAAAGATTTATTGAACCTGCATATGGAAGCCTGGAGGCATAGGTTAAAAACGACGTATTACGTAAGAAGCACATCCCAAGCAGAAATAGCAGAATGTGAAGCGTGCCAAAGCTAA
- a CDS encoding beta-propeller fold lactonase family protein: MKRYSLKKMKWRSVLAAVLVFLYMLPTTIFASGHENNQEKPETGFDTYITNNSLAVSPDEKTGVVSDSREHIILVFDLVKGTLKKKIEGFVTPRNIVFIGGGAQFVVSDSTLGSLRFYDTKTLKLKDEIVVGQGAFGTAVSPDGRTMYVNNQAQSSVTVVDLEKRKPVTVIPGFSQPRQGIVVSHDGKFVFVTNFKGDKVSVIDTAAKTIVREINGFSMIRAISVSADGSTLYAANSGRDSISVVDLAQGEIVDEIKVGREPYGAALSPDGKLLFASNKADNTINVISVSDNRITGTIKGFLEPRQAIAFSQDGARAYVLNRDLSISKVDVNSGTIIDTISEKRSYRLQVLKSDEVGKYLADQEGMTLYYFTKDTPGISNCLGKCLEIWPPFYAENIKASEGFHKKDFGTITREDGQKQTTYKGYPLYYFIKDQQPGDTKGQGVNNIWYIINKHFMEKSE; encoded by the coding sequence ATGAAACGTTATTCTTTGAAAAAAATGAAATGGAGAAGTGTTTTGGCGGCTGTCCTAGTATTTCTTTACATGCTTCCAACTACGATTTTTGCCTCTGGTCATGAAAATAATCAAGAGAAGCCTGAAACTGGTTTTGACACCTACATTACGAATAATTCGCTGGCAGTAAGTCCAGATGAAAAGACCGGGGTTGTCTCAGATAGCCGTGAACACATCATCCTCGTGTTCGACCTTGTAAAAGGCACCTTGAAAAAAAAGATCGAGGGCTTTGTCACGCCAAGGAATATCGTGTTCATAGGGGGTGGGGCACAGTTTGTCGTCTCGGACAGTACGCTGGGTTCCTTACGATTTTATGATACAAAAACACTAAAACTGAAAGATGAGATAGTGGTTGGGCAAGGAGCATTTGGAACAGCGGTCAGCCCTGATGGGCGTACGATGTACGTTAACAACCAGGCTCAGAGTTCAGTAACGGTTGTCGATCTTGAAAAACGCAAGCCTGTTACCGTTATCCCTGGGTTTTCCCAGCCGCGTCAAGGGATTGTCGTCTCACACGATGGGAAATTTGTATTTGTTACAAATTTTAAAGGTGACAAAGTATCCGTAATTGATACGGCTGCTAAGACTATCGTTCGTGAGATAAATGGATTTTCTATGATTCGCGCGATATCTGTAAGTGCTGATGGAAGTACGTTGTATGCAGCAAACAGCGGCCGTGACAGTATTTCTGTGGTAGATCTCGCTCAGGGTGAAATCGTCGATGAAATAAAAGTTGGACGCGAGCCATATGGGGCAGCATTGTCGCCAGATGGAAAGCTCCTATTTGCCAGCAACAAAGCAGACAACACAATCAATGTTATCAGCGTTTCAGACAACCGTATTACCGGGACGATTAAAGGATTTCTGGAGCCACGCCAAGCAATCGCATTTAGTCAGGATGGGGCCCGTGCTTATGTACTTAATCGTGATCTGTCCATTTCCAAAGTCGATGTGAACAGCGGCACGATCATAGATACGATAAGTGAGAAGCGTTCCTACAGGCTTCAGGTTTTAAAATCCGATGAGGTTGGAAAATATCTAGCGGATCAGGAAGGAATGACGCTTTACTATTTTACAAAGGATACACCGGGCATCAGCAATTGTTTAGGAAAATGTCTTGAGATTTGGCCGCCGTTTTATGCAGAAAATATTAAGGCATCGGAAGGGTTTCATAAAAAAGATTTTGGAACGATTACAAGGGAAGATGGGCAGAAGCAAACAACCTATAAAGGGTATCCTCTTTATTACTTTATCAAAGATCAACAGCCAGGCGATACAAAAGGACAAGGCGTAAACAATATCTGGTATATTATTAACAAACATTTTATGGAAAAAAGTGAATAA
- a CDS encoding LytR family transcriptional regulator encodes MRSGKGKRKGKWLKITGIILLVLLIAGGAYAYTVYNSFKNAVETMHQPIKREKSEKRQEPVAFKEKDPFSVLMLGVDERQGDKGRSDTIIVLAVNPNNNSVKMLSIPRDTRTEIIGKGKEDKINHAYAFGGVPMSMDTVENFLDIPIDYYMQVNMEGFKDIVDAVGGIKVNNDLDFTQDGFHFTKGELKLNGEQALSYTRMRYEDPRGDFGRQTRQRQIIEGVIQEGLSVSSMTNFSEIFAALGKNVKTNLTFDQLMDIQKNYKEAGKNIQQMEIKEQGTKIDKIYYGLVSPEEKQRVQNELKAQLELN; translated from the coding sequence ATGAGGTCTGGAAAAGGAAAACGCAAAGGAAAATGGCTTAAAATAACTGGAATTATCCTTTTAGTTTTGCTAATTGCCGGTGGCGCTTATGCCTACACAGTATATAATTCTTTTAAAAATGCTGTCGAAACGATGCACCAACCAATTAAACGGGAAAAATCGGAAAAACGTCAAGAACCAGTAGCATTCAAAGAAAAAGATCCATTTTCAGTCTTAATGTTAGGTGTGGATGAACGACAAGGAGACAAAGGTCGTTCCGACACAATTATCGTATTGGCCGTTAATCCAAACAACAATTCAGTAAAAATGCTCAGCATTCCACGTGACACCCGTACTGAAATAATAGGGAAAGGGAAAGAAGATAAGATAAACCACGCGTATGCTTTTGGCGGAGTCCCAATGTCAATGGATACAGTTGAAAATTTCCTTGATATTCCTATTGATTATTATATGCAGGTAAACATGGAAGGATTTAAGGATATCGTTGATGCTGTAGGTGGTATAAAGGTCAACAATGATTTAGACTTTACCCAAGATGGATTCCATTTTACTAAGGGAGAATTGAAGCTCAATGGCGAACAAGCATTAAGCTATACTAGAATGCGCTACGAAGATCCAAGGGGAGATTTTGGCCGCCAAACAAGACAGCGACAAATCATAGAAGGAGTCATTCAAGAAGGATTAAGTGTTTCAAGCATGACTAATTTCTCTGAAATATTTGCAGCACTTGGAAAAAATGTAAAAACCAATCTAACGTTTGATCAACTGATGGATATACAAAAAAATTATAAAGAAGCAGGTAAAAATATCCAGCAAATGGAAATAAAAGAACAAGGAACAAAAATAGATAAAATCTACTATGGATTGGTTTCTCCAGAAGAAAAACAAAGAGTACAAAATGAATTAAAAGCACAATTAGAATTAAACTAA
- a CDS encoding GGDEF domain-containing phosphodiesterase has product MLNAATKVYKEIPFKTWIIIVVFYLFPPLIDYIDIRDQYFHNVPWFFYLIPTLLIAYKKGTKYGGIATGVSILLFLVIESFEPSGISRHEMIIFFEMTTINLLVSILVGLLFKNYLQKQRELSLTKNLLESVFHHLDIGIWSINKSKSLLLSKGIEKIYGLSRKTDLQNNQFWKRSIHPEDLVIAEEIDKKWESQEDYEYEYRIIRPNGEIRWIRDSGLPVFNEHGEHERYDGTNVDITRQKELEIYLKESEERYKHLVENSIVGVFMIQESQLVYVNQWLAKTLGLTQEELRGTSLLDYFKEADRVRVGNHFQKLIEEKESSFVDQIQTVDQVEAAAYLEIQATLTKINGSSAIIGIALDVTDKKKAKDELEYLAYHDTLTGLPNKHYLMNELAKQFYRSTSLGLQVYILYLNLDRFKLIIDSFGHRVGDQLIQMVSNRLQDSITNGMAIRAVGDEFIIYLPNANENLALDMACSLLNALSEPYYLINQEIQVTASIGIASFEEDDDLEELVQKAGSALHFAKDFGGNQYQLYSCEIGQQVNRKLQLEQRLRKALEQNNLEVVYQPKLHVLTNRISGMEALIRWKDPILGVVSPSEFIPIAEETGMIISIGKWVLETACRQNREWEKSGYPPILVCVNISSKQFLQDDFVKMIEQVLKESDLSPEYLNLEITERIALFCIGDAIDKLQQLKQLGVSISLDDFGTGYSSMSYLKLLPVDFLKIDRSFTKGIIEDKKDLAIIDSIISLSHSLGMSVVAEGVEAENQLKVLSDLGCDEIQGYYYAKPLPVPEFKQFLDKTMVGMCTQINNG; this is encoded by the coding sequence ATGTTAAATGCAGCAACAAAGGTTTATAAAGAAATACCATTTAAAACCTGGATAATAATAGTAGTATTCTATTTGTTCCCTCCCTTAATTGATTACATTGATATCCGAGATCAGTATTTTCATAATGTTCCTTGGTTTTTTTATCTGATTCCAACATTATTAATCGCTTATAAAAAAGGAACAAAGTATGGAGGAATAGCTACAGGTGTGTCTATATTGCTGTTTCTCGTCATCGAATCGTTTGAACCAAGTGGTATCAGCAGGCATGAAATGATTATTTTTTTTGAAATGACAACAATCAATTTACTCGTCTCCATTCTTGTTGGGCTTCTTTTTAAAAACTACCTACAAAAACAAAGGGAATTATCGCTAACAAAAAATTTGCTAGAAAGTGTGTTTCACCATCTTGATATTGGGATTTGGTCCATTAATAAAAGTAAAAGTTTACTCCTATCAAAAGGAATTGAGAAAATTTATGGGTTGTCCCGTAAAACGGATTTACAGAATAATCAATTTTGGAAAAGGTCCATCCACCCGGAGGATTTGGTCATAGCTGAAGAAATTGATAAGAAGTGGGAAAGCCAAGAGGACTATGAATACGAATACCGGATCATAAGGCCAAATGGAGAGATTCGCTGGATTCGTGACAGTGGCTTGCCTGTTTTTAATGAGCATGGGGAGCATGAAAGATACGACGGTACAAATGTGGATATTACCAGACAAAAAGAACTAGAAATTTATCTGAAAGAATCAGAAGAAAGATACAAACATTTGGTGGAGAACTCCATTGTAGGTGTATTTATGATTCAAGAGAGCCAATTGGTCTATGTAAACCAGTGGCTTGCTAAAACACTTGGCTTAACGCAAGAAGAATTACGGGGAACAAGTTTGTTAGATTACTTTAAAGAAGCGGATCGGGTACGAGTCGGTAATCATTTTCAGAAATTAATAGAGGAGAAAGAATCGTCTTTTGTCGATCAGATCCAAACAGTGGATCAAGTGGAAGCTGCTGCATATCTTGAGATTCAAGCCACGTTAACCAAAATAAATGGATCTTCGGCCATTATTGGGATTGCGTTAGATGTAACTGATAAAAAGAAGGCAAAAGATGAGTTAGAATACTTAGCCTATCACGATACGCTAACAGGACTTCCAAATAAACATTATTTAATGAATGAACTGGCGAAACAGTTCTATCGTTCAACAAGTCTCGGCCTACAGGTTTATATCCTATATCTCAATCTCGATCGGTTTAAATTAATCATTGATTCCTTTGGCCATAGAGTAGGTGATCAACTAATTCAAATGGTTTCAAATAGACTACAAGATTCTATTACGAATGGGATGGCAATTCGCGCCGTAGGGGACGAATTTATCATCTATTTACCAAACGCGAATGAGAATCTTGCTTTGGATATGGCTTGCTCTTTATTGAATGCCCTTTCGGAGCCTTATTATCTAATAAACCAGGAGATTCAAGTCACAGCCAGTATTGGGATTGCCTCATTTGAAGAGGATGATGATTTGGAGGAGCTTGTTCAAAAGGCAGGTTCAGCGCTCCATTTTGCTAAAGATTTTGGTGGAAATCAATATCAGCTGTATTCTTGCGAAATTGGTCAGCAAGTGAATCGGAAGCTTCAACTGGAACAGCGTTTACGAAAAGCGCTGGAGCAAAACAATCTTGAAGTAGTTTATCAACCGAAATTACATGTATTAACGAATCGAATTTCTGGGATGGAGGCCCTCATCAGGTGGAAGGATCCTATTCTTGGAGTAGTCTCGCCTTCGGAATTTATCCCAATTGCTGAAGAAACAGGGATGATTATTTCCATTGGAAAATGGGTTCTGGAAACGGCATGCCGGCAAAATCGAGAATGGGAAAAAAGTGGTTATCCACCCATCCTTGTCTGTGTTAATATATCCAGCAAGCAGTTTTTACAGGATGATTTTGTCAAAATGATTGAGCAGGTATTAAAGGAATCTGATTTATCTCCTGAGTATTTAAATTTGGAAATTACAGAAAGAATTGCCTTATTTTGTATTGGTGATGCGATCGATAAATTGCAGCAATTAAAGCAGCTAGGTGTGAGTATTTCTTTGGATGACTTTGGGACCGGCTATTCGTCAATGAGCTACTTAAAGTTGTTGCCAGTTGACTTCTTAAAAATAGACCGTTCTTTTACAAAAGGTATTATTGAAGATAAAAAAGATTTGGCAATTATTGATTCTATCATTTCATTGTCCCATTCCTTAGGGATGAGCGTGGTGGCAGAAGGAGTAGAAGCTGAAAATCAGCTGAAAGTTTTATCGGACCTGGGTTGCGATGAAATTCAAGGATATTATTATGCAAAGCCGTTGCCTGTTCCTGAGTTTAAACAATTTTTAGATAAAACAATGGTGGGTATGTGCACCCAGATCAACAACGGATAA
- a CDS encoding ribonucleotide-diphosphate reductase subunit beta, whose amino-acid sequence MDIHAPLSKIKLLNSEFPNKSTGIINGESSGLLNWNDIAYPQMYDLYQTLLSNFWKAQEINMQDDIKQWDLLSANEKDVFLRINTQLASLDSLQTPTMTQVMDYVTDSSFKAIFAVIAQQEAVHNESYSYILSSLVPLSEQNARFNQAKSDPIVQKRNHLILQAYESFRENPTPQHLFQLAVNSINLEGIYFYAGFAFFYHLARQQKMLKTSTMISYIQRDEMQHAYFVAQFIRILLTENPELNHQENIEYVYKTIGQAVELEKEWAAFILRDITGIDLDEYDGYTEYLANKRLRQLGLENLYEDRTNPMPWIHVFSDEMMNGTKSDFFEQKSRAYAKVTQSNGFDEL is encoded by the coding sequence ATGGATATTCATGCACCATTATCAAAAATAAAATTGCTAAACTCGGAGTTTCCTAATAAATCAACAGGGATCATTAACGGTGAGTCTTCTGGCCTGCTGAATTGGAATGATATCGCCTACCCGCAGATGTACGATTTGTATCAAACATTATTGTCAAATTTTTGGAAAGCACAAGAAATTAATATGCAGGATGATATTAAACAATGGGACCTGCTTAGTGCGAATGAGAAGGATGTATTTTTACGAATTAATACCCAGCTGGCCTCTCTCGACAGCCTGCAAACACCCACGATGACGCAAGTAATGGATTACGTGACTGATTCCAGCTTTAAGGCGATTTTTGCCGTTATTGCCCAGCAGGAAGCGGTTCATAATGAGTCTTATTCTTATATCCTAAGTTCGCTTGTCCCTTTAAGCGAACAGAATGCCCGGTTCAATCAGGCGAAAAGTGATCCCATCGTTCAAAAACGAAACCATCTGATCTTACAGGCTTATGAAAGCTTTCGCGAAAATCCAACACCGCAGCATTTATTTCAATTAGCGGTGAACTCTATTAATCTCGAGGGGATTTATTTTTATGCGGGATTTGCCTTTTTCTATCATCTTGCCCGTCAACAAAAAATGCTAAAAACGAGCACGATGATCAGCTATATCCAAAGGGATGAAATGCAGCACGCCTACTTCGTCGCCCAGTTTATTCGGATTTTGTTAACAGAAAATCCCGAATTGAATCATCAGGAAAATATCGAGTATGTCTATAAAACAATTGGACAAGCCGTCGAGCTTGAAAAAGAATGGGCCGCTTTCATACTTAGAGATATAACAGGTATTGATTTGGACGAGTACGATGGATATACGGAATATCTGGCAAATAAGCGATTGCGCCAGCTAGGTTTAGAGAATCTTTATGAAGACCGAACCAATCCGATGCCATGGATTCATGTTTTTAGCGATGAAATGATGAATGGAACCAAATCGGATTTCTTTGAACAAAAGTCGAGGGCCTATGCGAAGGTAACCCAATCGAACGGTTTCGATGAACTATGA
- a CDS encoding OsmC family protein, translating into MEFTINWKEKMAFSGVTPSGHELIMDAAPEDGGGNSGARPTELLLQAVAGCTGMDIISILHKMRLEPSVFQMDIKGERAEDHPKRFTTISIHYVFEGELPEDKVIRAIQLSKDKYCSVAHSLNSEITVSYSINGTKGKQDI; encoded by the coding sequence ATGGAGTTTACAATTAACTGGAAAGAGAAAATGGCATTTTCAGGTGTTACTCCCTCAGGGCATGAACTTATAATGGACGCAGCTCCAGAAGACGGGGGAGGGAACTCAGGCGCCAGACCTACTGAACTGCTTCTTCAGGCTGTTGCAGGTTGTACAGGAATGGATATTATCTCGATATTGCATAAAATGCGTCTAGAGCCTTCTGTCTTCCAAATGGATATAAAAGGCGAACGTGCCGAAGACCATCCCAAGAGATTCACTACTATTTCCATTCATTATGTATTTGAAGGTGAATTGCCAGAAGACAAGGTCATACGAGCTATACAATTGTCCAAAGATAAATATTGTTCAGTCGCCCATTCCTTAAATTCAGAAATAACCGTAAGTTACTCCATAAATGGTACTAAAGGAAAACAAGATATATAA
- a CDS encoding flavodoxin domain-containing protein: MNLAIVYTSKTGNTEELVNFIKDLFLQKKIEVRLFRVEHFPIQEIATFDAIIIGTYTWGDGEIPKETLALYRAFEIQDVKHVVTGVVGTGDSFYPKFCGAVDAFRDMLYVHSHLAVTLKIEITLQTQDLERCRRFVDIFIKNLGYVKAQC; the protein is encoded by the coding sequence ATGAATCTCGCAATCGTGTATACCTCAAAAACGGGGAATACAGAAGAACTAGTCAATTTCATAAAGGACTTATTTTTACAGAAAAAAATAGAGGTACGTCTGTTTCGGGTGGAACATTTCCCCATACAGGAGATCGCCACATTTGATGCCATCATTATTGGAACCTATACATGGGGAGATGGAGAAATTCCGAAAGAAACGCTCGCTCTATATCGCGCTTTCGAAATCCAGGATGTCAAGCACGTTGTGACCGGAGTAGTCGGCACAGGCGATAGTTTTTATCCCAAGTTTTGCGGAGCAGTTGATGCGTTTCGGGATATGCTCTATGTTCACAGCCACTTAGCAGTCACTCTTAAGATTGAAATCACCCTACAAACACAAGACCTCGAAAGATGCCGGAGATTTGTGGATATTTTTATAAAAAATTTAGGCTATGTTAAAGCTCAGTGTTGA
- a CDS encoding PTS glucose transporter subunit IIA, which translates to MFKKLFGLNSTKKQETLLSPVTGRLVPIEEVPDPTFAEKMIGDGIAIVPSEGVVVAPIDGEVISIFPTKHAIGLKSKQGLEILIHIGLDTVNMQGEGFETFVKVGDKVSAGTKLISFSIELIQQKAADIITPVVVTNFEVVKELNRVNFSEVKSGETEIIKVELN; encoded by the coding sequence ATGTTTAAAAAATTATTTGGTCTAAATTCAACAAAAAAACAAGAAACTCTTTTATCCCCGGTAACTGGTCGGTTAGTCCCAATTGAAGAAGTGCCGGATCCAACGTTTGCTGAAAAGATGATAGGTGATGGAATTGCCATCGTACCATCAGAAGGGGTGGTCGTAGCTCCTATTGATGGTGAAGTCATCTCCATTTTTCCAACTAAACATGCCATAGGGCTCAAATCCAAACAAGGGCTGGAAATCCTTATACATATTGGCCTTGATACGGTCAATATGCAAGGGGAGGGATTTGAAACGTTTGTTAAGGTTGGGGACAAAGTATCAGCCGGAACAAAGCTCATCAGCTTCTCTATTGAATTGATCCAACAAAAGGCTGCCGATATCATTACCCCTGTGGTTGTAACGAATTTCGAGGTAGTGAAGGAACTGAACCGCGTAAACTTTTCAGAAGTGAAAAGTGGGGAAACAGAAATTATCAAGGTGGAACTCAATTAA